The Argentina anserina chromosome 5, drPotAnse1.1, whole genome shotgun sequence genome includes the window CTCCTAAAGAAGTCAATCAAATATAAAAGACTTGCAAAAGATGGAATATTTTTGACCAAAAAACAATGAATAAGCAAGAAGCTAGGGTACAGGGTTATTCAAACTAGTTGCGGAGCACAAGACTTGCAATTACATCAAATCTGGGGGCAAATGTGCAAGGTGTGATCCTTTTTATAGCACAATAGAACTGCAGAAGTGGACTGGTCTCTTCCTCTGTTGGTTTGAAATCCTTTTGTgtgcgagagagagagagagagagagacacgAGAGACGAGAAATGGCTTTTCTTTGTCTTGTTGCTCAGTAATTCAGCAGGTCTATAGTAAACCAGTTCCATATATGTCAGTGTTCTTTGTCTCTTTTCACAACAGAAGAAgcttaaaaacaaaagctacaCATTTTTCTTCTACAACACTACCTAACTTTCCTGCTCTGTTTCCTTTTGGGGTTCCAGTTTCAGATCACCAGAGAAAGCAATTTGGGTTGTCTCCAATGTCTTCTGATCTCTTTGTTGACGATGGCTCCTTCTATCGCCATGCCTTTGAATCAGACCCCTTCTCAGACCCCTTCTCTCCTTTCCCAGACTCAGCCATTGATATCCTCCATGCATTCTCAGACCACCAAAACCAAGTTGAGGATCAGCCTCATTCTCTTGAGCAAAGCTCTCCGAATCCTGTTTCTTCTTCACCCCCAAATTCCCAGTTGGAAAATTTGAGCCTTTACCAGGAAACCCATCTGAGCCCCTTTGACAATGGTCTCAATTTGGAAAATTTCTCAGCTTTGGACAATTTGGAGGTTAAAACTGAGCAATGTCATTTGGCTTTTGACCAAAATGCTTATAGCTACAACCCCCAAGTTACTCAACAAGCTTTTGCTCCTCATAGCTACAGTGGTGGTGCAGAACATGTGGCCAAGTTTATGCAGAGGAGTTACAGCAGCAACTGCTTTGATGGAAAGCCTGGTTTTGTTTTCCAACCTTGCTTTGATTCTCTCATGGAGTCCCCAAATTTTCAGAGCCAAGCAGCCTCCTTGAGCTCACCTGAGAGCAGCTATCTGACTAGTCACATGAGGAGGGTTTCCAGCACCGgagatttgcaagtcagtctcAGAATTTCACTCCCCTGATTTCTCTCTGTTTTTATTTCACCAAATACTTAACAAATCCCCTGTTTCTGCTCTGTTTCGTTTTTCAGAACTCCAGAACAGCTCGTAATCCTCGAGAGAGCACAGCTATGGAGGAAGCTGGGAACTTCAAGATGGGAAAGTACACTGCAGAAGAGAGAAAGGAAAGGATTTCAAAGTACAAAGCCAAGAGAGCACAGAGAAACTTCAACAAGACTATTAAGGTTATAGTTCATTAGTTCATATCTTCATCTTTTCTCTGTAACTCTGTGACCAAAACacaattttttctttgtttaaaGTTTTATTACGTGTTGGATTCTGAAAGTAGGTAGTGTTTTTCTGTAAACTTGTATAGTATGCATGCCGGAAGACACTAGCAGACAACCGTCCACGCATACGTGGACGATTTGCGAGAAATGATGATACTAGTGAGAATCTCAAACCTGCATGTTCAACCagagaagaagacgaagacgaTCTCTGGGTAATTTGGCTTTTCCAAGTTTCAATATTTACTCACGTTTCAATAGTAAACCTTATAAAATATTAGTACGTAACGTTACTAACGTAAGAAACGGTTATGTTGTGAAACTGTCAA containing:
- the LOC126795416 gene encoding two-component response regulator-like APRR5 gives rise to the protein MSVFFVSFHNRRSLKTKATHFSSTTLPNFPALFPFGVPVSDHQRKQFGLSPMSSDLFVDDGSFYRHAFESDPFSDPFSPFPDSAIDILHAFSDHQNQVEDQPHSLEQSSPNPVSSSPPNSQLENLSLYQETHLSPFDNGLNLENFSALDNLEVKTEQCHLAFDQNAYSYNPQVTQQAFAPHSYSGGAEHVAKFMQRSYSSNCFDGKPGFVFQPCFDSLMESPNFQSQAASLSSPESSYLTSHMRRVSSTGDLQNSRTARNPRESTAMEEAGNFKMGKYTAEERKERISKYKAKRAQRNFNKTIKYACRKTLADNRPRIRGRFARNDDTSENLKPACSTREEDEDDLWIEGLNNVEDELGERVVRGGQQFMKNNNEPQQFRYFGYYH